In Pseudomonas sp. R76, one genomic interval encodes:
- a CDS encoding DUF1120 domain-containing protein, whose amino-acid sequence MERTTPAALALLLAACAPGAFAASNTDLSVTGVITPSSCTPTLSDGGIVDHGKLTARDLDPDKPTSLQAGEMNLLVNCEGPTFFTLTTEDSRGESVALNPAHHGLGMTNDDEKLGNVAFGLFDPVADGAPVQTILSRDGGATWYPSSYLGHTALTSFAAPSSPTTPMALQTLSARLRAFTMIAPAKDLTLVDEVPIDGLAVMQLKYL is encoded by the coding sequence ATGGAAAGAACCACGCCCGCCGCTCTTGCCCTGCTGCTCGCGGCCTGCGCCCCCGGCGCATTCGCCGCCAGCAACACCGACTTGAGTGTCACCGGGGTCATTACCCCGTCCTCTTGTACGCCAACCCTGTCCGATGGCGGCATCGTCGACCACGGCAAATTGACCGCCAGGGACCTCGACCCGGACAAACCCACCAGCCTGCAAGCCGGTGAAATGAACCTGCTGGTGAATTGTGAAGGGCCGACGTTTTTCACCCTGACCACCGAAGACAGCCGCGGCGAAAGCGTAGCGCTCAACCCGGCGCACCACGGGCTGGGCATGACCAACGATGACGAGAAACTCGGCAACGTGGCGTTCGGCCTGTTCGACCCGGTGGCTGACGGTGCGCCGGTGCAGACCATCTTGTCGCGTGACGGCGGCGCCACCTGGTACCCCTCTTCGTACCTGGGCCACACCGCCTTGACCTCGTTCGCGGCGCCGAGCAGCCCGACCACGCCGATGGCGCTGCAGACCCTGAGCGCCCGGCTGCGGGCGTTCACCATGATCGCGCCTGCCAAAGACCTGACCTTGGTCGACGAGGTGCCGATCGACGGCCTGGCCGTGATGCAACTCAAGTACTTGTAA
- a CDS encoding DUF1120 domain-containing protein encodes MARPLSTLAATLMIMGAGSVFAASSTDLAVTGLITPSACVPTLSQGGVADYGKIAARDLQISQPTPLPATTLQLNVNCSAATLFALNGVDNRPGSAIDVDGSSFGLGFINGTEKVGSFLLVLNNYLADSQPVTKLVSRNNGASWIENSEDAIWIPGWLTAFGGNSGGDWAPIAITTLTSDVRVHPIIAASETLTLTEEQPIDGSATLEVRYL; translated from the coding sequence ATGGCTCGCCCTCTCAGTACCCTCGCCGCAACCCTAATGATTATGGGTGCAGGCTCCGTATTCGCCGCCAGCAGCACAGACTTGGCCGTTACCGGGCTCATTACGCCCAGCGCCTGCGTCCCGACCCTGAGCCAGGGCGGCGTTGCCGACTATGGAAAGATCGCCGCCAGAGATTTGCAGATAAGCCAACCCACGCCCTTGCCGGCCACCACCCTGCAACTCAACGTGAACTGCAGTGCCGCCACGCTGTTTGCCCTCAACGGCGTGGATAACCGCCCCGGCTCGGCCATCGATGTCGACGGGTCGTCATTTGGCCTGGGGTTCATCAACGGAACCGAGAAGGTCGGCAGTTTCCTGCTGGTTCTCAATAACTACCTCGCCGACAGCCAGCCCGTGACCAAGCTGGTTTCGCGCAACAACGGCGCCAGTTGGATCGAGAACAGCGAAGACGCCATCTGGATCCCCGGCTGGCTCACCGCCTTCGGCGGTAACTCAGGTGGTGACTGGGCGCCTATCGCGATCACGACGCTCACCAGCGACGTGAGGGTCCACCCGATCATCGCCGCCTCCGAGACACTGACCCTGACTGAAGAACAACCGATCGACGGTTCCGCAACCCTGGAAGTGCGCTACCTGTAA
- a CDS encoding DUF1120 domain-containing protein, which translates to MNAPFALLATALLLTGASTVFAASSVDLTVQGLITPSACTPSLSSGGVVDHGKVAAKDLSPINWTGLGDHTLQLNITCEAPTLLALQGVDNRGDSPDAFNGYGLGLVDGKKLGMYMLSLDNATSGGAPISVLQSSDSGLTWTESFPGDVMPRAYLASFGDRSTGSWAPTPVQNVTSDMKVTTMLGPTAGMNLANEIPILGSATVEVKYL; encoded by the coding sequence ATGAATGCTCCCTTCGCCCTGTTAGCCACCGCATTGCTGCTTACCGGCGCTTCGACCGTGTTTGCCGCCAGCAGCGTCGACCTGACCGTCCAGGGCTTGATTACTCCCAGCGCCTGTACGCCCAGCCTTTCAAGCGGCGGAGTGGTCGACCACGGGAAAGTTGCGGCCAAGGACTTGAGCCCGATCAACTGGACGGGGCTTGGCGATCACACCCTGCAGCTGAACATCACCTGCGAAGCGCCGACCCTGCTGGCGCTGCAGGGTGTTGATAACCGTGGCGACTCCCCTGACGCGTTCAACGGCTACGGCCTGGGCCTGGTCGACGGTAAAAAACTGGGCATGTACATGCTGTCGCTGGATAACGCGACGTCCGGCGGTGCGCCGATCTCTGTACTTCAGTCCAGCGACAGTGGCCTCACTTGGACGGAAAGCTTCCCGGGCGACGTCATGCCGCGGGCATACCTCGCGTCGTTCGGGGACCGCTCAACGGGCAGTTGGGCGCCTACGCCGGTGCAGAACGTAACCTCAGACATGAAGGTGACAACCATGCTCGGCCCCACGGCCGGCATGAACCTGGCCAACGAGATCCCCATCCTCGGCTCGGCCACGGTTGAAGTGAAATACCTGTAA
- a CDS encoding response regulator, with product MPSSDVSAQRIPVHFSPPDHWRHLEVLVAEDHSAYRALLGWFLEKLGLGHVVVGDGCEGFAAFTRRHFDLVISDCHMPRMDGYALARTIRLHERANGRRRVPIIALTANLQADDPHCCRDAGMDAWLLKPLTFAQLCDVLGRWLPGPPSAVSLAVSKGSTAWPTRASMVQTFGSEQVVNQMLGSLLHEARTDCAALADARITLNARLALERLHRLLGSLAFLGCDDLEARGGALIEQVRLQGVWANLGRLEMFEHDLKRYFAYVSTL from the coding sequence GTGCCTTCGAGCGATGTCTCTGCGCAGCGCATTCCGGTCCATTTCTCCCCGCCCGATCACTGGCGACACTTGGAGGTGTTGGTCGCGGAGGATCATTCGGCCTACCGCGCGCTGTTGGGCTGGTTCCTGGAAAAACTCGGGCTTGGCCATGTAGTGGTAGGCGACGGCTGTGAGGGCTTTGCCGCCTTCACGCGCAGGCACTTCGACCTGGTGATCAGCGACTGCCATATGCCACGCATGGACGGCTATGCCCTGGCCCGCACCATACGCCTGCACGAGCGGGCGAACGGGCGGCGCCGGGTGCCGATCATTGCCCTGACCGCCAACCTGCAGGCTGACGACCCGCATTGCTGCCGCGATGCCGGCATGGATGCCTGGCTGCTCAAGCCGCTGACGTTTGCGCAGTTGTGCGATGTGCTTGGGCGATGGCTGCCCGGCCCACCGAGTGCGGTATCGCTGGCCGTATCCAAGGGCTCAACGGCCTGGCCGACCCGCGCGAGCATGGTCCAGACCTTCGGCAGTGAACAGGTGGTCAACCAGATGCTCGGCAGCTTGCTGCACGAAGCCCGCACGGACTGCGCGGCCCTGGCCGATGCGCGCATCACGTTGAACGCCCGGCTTGCGTTGGAGCGGTTGCATCGTCTGTTGGGCAGCCTGGCTTTTTTAGGCTGCGACGACTTGGAGGCGCGGGGTGGTGCGCTGATTGAACAGGTCCGGCTCCAAGGCGTGTGGGCGAACCTGGGACGGCTGGAGATGTTTGAGCATGACCTCAAGCGTTACTTCGCGTACGTGAGTACGTTATGA